The sequence TCCGTTTTAACAGTAGTGCTATGAAACACACGAAACAGTTTGTAGCGAAGCTTGATTTTATTCCTTGCATGATTTATTTTGCCATGCCACCATTTAGTGACTATTGCCATAAATTGGTTGCCACCCAGGAAACTTTTAAAcattagaccctctgaaatGAATTTCAACAAATTAGAAAAGCTGCAATTACTAAATAACTTCCTGGCTGCTGTATTAGGATGGCTATTCAGTATCTGACAATTTAGTATACAATTATTGATGCCCTGGCCTGGGTTCCCTGGTAAAATTGTGGTTGTAAAAGGCATGGTTTAAGGCTAATCTGAGTGAGCCCCTCACTAGGTGGTAAGTGATGTTACTTGTGTACAGACCATAAACAGTAAAATCCatggtatatacatgtatggcaGTAATGCATAGTGTGTGACGAATGTGGAGTGCGGTACAAAACACATGTACACCTTGCAGTAGCAGCAAACAACATGGAAAGTGAAGAGGCTATAGAAGAGAAACTCAAGAGAGCACGACAGGCTCAGAGGAGCAAGAGAGACCAATGAACACACATGTCTACTGCCTGCCTaactgatgcattcagtcaagTGTAGCAGCTAACTGATTTACTTCTTTCACAATGTAAATCCTAAGCTAAAAGGTTGGGGTCTGGAGACATGCACCCCCAGGAAAACAAGTACTGCATGTTCACTAGCAACTGTACTTTTTAGTCttggcttcatcaagttttATTTTTTTGCTTTCAACCAAATGTCTGGCCTTACTAGTCACACTTACTGTGATGCCCTTGAAAATCCCCATCACTGTATTCTTTTTAGTAACAAGCATCATGCAGCTGGTACAGTCAACTGCAGGCAGTTGTTAGTGGTACATTTACTGACTAAGTCAAATTCTGGAAAAATTGGAACAGGAACTACCAACAGAAAATGCCTAAAAGGGTCATTTTGTCAATATACAGTTGGATTTTACGGTACAATGCTTCTTTGTAGCATCATTGAATCATTCTGCTAAAATGATCAAAATGTGCCAATAGGCTACACCTTCATTATTCCTAATATTCAGTACTATAATACAATATGGTACATACCAAAATGATAGagcaattacaaataaataataatatagcaTGAATATCAACATTATGGCTGCATGTGTCAGCATATGTTGTCCTTCATTGAGACATTATAATGAGtgtttatataattatgtgcagtGTTGTCAACATggatacgtacatacatatctTATCCACTGGACAATCATATAGAAACTAATGATGTAAAAGTTGATATTAATTGTTAaatagtgctctgcgatatatcggtaataccgttcatcgtgataaattatcataactgattatcataccgtgacagcgtttgataattgatatatcgaaatactggtatatcgatgaataccagtataggattgcttttaacccagcctttggtgtttaattatcaaatttgttgatggtttagcagacactccataaacaaaaacttgaggttgtcacattacaacacatgcttacttgtactgaactatatgttttggtttttgggatgatactgcttcatactaggcccaagaaattaTGCAATAATACCGATATACtgcgatattttcctgttactaataccgtgtattcaaagTTCAATACCGCCAAGCACTATAGTTAAATTCAAATTGGAAGTtaacatacagtaacacattccagtacatgtggtgtgtatagtgatatgtgtggtgttgtatctgtcacaaTGAAGAGTGAGTATGAATTAGTAAGTGATACAATCCTTGGGACGGATCTTCATCTCAGTGAAGAGTACCGCGCCATATACACCAGGTGGTTGATGGTTGGTGTTGATATGGTCACATCGATTGTACCACCATCCACTCTTGCAGTCAATTGCACAATTACTACTAGACTTATCATTGTCATTGTCTGGAGTACTGAACTTCATCCCATTGAGTGGATGAGATGCAAACCTATCAGTACCTTCTCCAGTAAACCCTCCAATAGTCAGTGGATATTCTTCACTGGCACTTCCTACACTGAACTGATTGTAGTGGTAGTAGGACCAGGTCTTGTCTTCCTTTTGATAATCCACTCTCATCTCCCATTGACCAGTTTGTGTTAAAGCATTCATCAGTTTAAGTCCAGCCCAAAAGTCTTTATTGAGGTCtccaaatccatcttcatattCTCTCCAGTTCTTGTCAAAACTCAGTTCACTGTTTATCCTATTCCTCTGTATCACAATCCATCCTCCACCACCATTAGCACTCATGTCGCAGTAGACATTAGTAATAGTAAATGTTCCCATATTATAACTCATCTTGTACACCCCAGATGATACCCTGTTAGGTGGAAAGACCCTAAGATCACAGCAAGTCTTGATTGGTACACTAAATACACCAGTAGAGTAGTGGTTGAGTGGGTTAGCCCCAACCAGTAGTAGTGACAGTGTCAGTATGACAAGTGTAATGATGTTCATAACTGTTGTTGTAGGTGATAATGTCTGGTAGATCAGTTATAGTAGAATGAAGACAGTTAATAGAAGCTTGTTATTGAGCTATAGTCCAataagttccactgtacaactTGCCAGGATCCTGTTGTCTTCTTTTTTCTGAAGGTTGAGTTTTTTCCTTTCTAGTCTTTCTGCTTCTTCATATATCCAGCCAAGTTGTAGTAGCTATTTATACTAAACGTGTAGTATATTGTGTAGAATATCACCAAATAAGGAATTTTGTGGTTATATTATTTCCTTATTAGGTATATCCTATGGTACACCATAAACATGTTGTAGGGCTACCCTATAAGTGTTATTCATTGACAGTCACTAGTTGATTGTTTTTCTAATATGGTAAGGCAGTCAGTTTTATGAGCTTGTGAATATACAGCTTGTAGTGGTAGTCAGTGCATGTTAACTACGTATTACCAAATATAAACAAATAGTGCTTCCAGAACTTTGTACTGTAGCCTATTCATATACGCATAAAAAGGTTGCTTATGGAACGAGCGTCACAAAATGCTTAACAACTGTTGTTAACCAGCCATGCTTGAAGGCAAAAGACGAAGACTGCAGTCATTCTCATTGTTTAAATACAGAACAGGACATGTTCTCTAGGTTAGTCAGTAGGGTCAAAAGTTTATAAAGCATTAAAATTTGCCAGTAATGTatcaaaaattaataatgcgCTTATCTGTATTAAACCTAGTTTTCAATATTTGTTTCCAACCTAATCCTAGCATCTGACAGTGATACTCGTTGTTGGCAGCTTGCAGTGACTAACCAACAGCATTTGTCTCATTCAGTCCCTTTGAAACTTGCCCCAAGTATGGCTgactagcaacagttgttaagcATTATTGACATGATACAAGCTCTCTATACACTAGGTTAATGTAGTTCACTAGCTGATTGTTgctaaacaagttgatgttatgctacttctaaaaatcaCGCGGCCATGCAGTAAATGCtttcccattctaactaaataaatcaaccatgtatattttattcatgctattactattattagataatattattagatttgtaagcactgtaatttagcgtattttgtaattcatgagtTATTTTGTAGTTCTGTAATTACGTTGTTGTGTGCTGCTTATGAAGCCATAACTATAACAAACACTTTAAACAGCAAATTTCACACAGAAGTTTCTTCTCatttgttttatagtgtgtctatcgtgttttctcatgcaaattgtttagagaaagccttgaggctgctcttcattttcgtttgtgTAATACGGGTTCCctccccctttcaacttgaagggtatgctatctctggtagcctaagaggcaTTTGACGTTGTTTTGAAGTTGTTAAATGTCTATAAAACCGAAAAGGAAAACTGTTCACGAAGAGTCGCCATACCCGTATTTAGACCACCAAGAAGAAACCACTGCAGAACAAAGTTTAGGTGTTGAAGTTTAAGGTAAGTGTTCCTATTATGGGACACTTATGGATGATTGAATATTACTGTACACAGATAACTCATACGGACTTATATTTTGGACCAAAGACTCATCAATTAGTCAATTAAATTTGGTCAAAAAATTAGCCAtatagagtaagtgactgattATCAAACAAGGTTTAtacttcataaatatctccaggaaagtAGTATCAACCTCGAATTTTCACCAGGAGGTAGTGTCGTTCTCGTAGAATATCTCACGTAACTTTGAGCAATATTATCCGATTAGTGTCTGTGTTATGAGTGGATTTCTGCATTCCATATAATACGAATTATCGAACACTGGTACCTATTATCAAATACCCATTAATTTCTGTTTATCAATTATCGAAcattttgcaccttttctactgtGGTGACCTCAGTGCAATCTACTCActcttaattattatatcaatgtgttatctgaagtaccatgatactgtaCTGACGTATAattttgatacaagcatgcacttgtgagttacaacAGCGAATCGTTTAGTGTTAAATGCATACATTAAAAAAAATGAGCACATTACGAAAAATGCCACAGtcttatcatccttgtttacaacaatcccttctgtacagtcttcGTGGATATATCTTTCACTCAAGAAAATGATAAATAGTCGACCAATTTTGTTGCCAAAGTCATGCTTAAGTTGTACAATGTAGTTCTTTCACAGCGGTTCCTGTGTTCTTTTCCTTCATTTCTTCGTCGGTGGTGATGGGTATCAAGATTGCTGTGATATCCACATTtaaactctaaaggatggaaaGCTCATTAAGAATAAGCTACATtattggaattctccatataaacACCTTACAAGTGTGCAGAATAATATTGCGAACTTCCAAATATGTTACGTGACTTTaatgttcgataataggtactgTTCGACAATAGGTCACTTACGCTAGCATAATCCAATGATGAGAACTTGTAAGGTGTCTCAATGTTGTTGGTGTACATAATTTTGAGACAGTGTACATATTACAAGTACGCGAAAAAATTTGgcattttcaactagagtagggacccaataacacatcgataaaaactactgaaacaagttggagtagtccatgatattaaatcatgcacagtaaaacaataagaagtgttatatccctactttgCTCATGATGTCATAACagaatgcacagtagggatataacacttcttattgttttactgtgatttaatatcatgcattactccaacttgtttcagtactttttattgatgtgttatcgggcccctactctagtttaaaatttcaaactttttcgtgtacttgtttgttaactttttttgtacataaatttattataactggtgaacccacacgtACTGCATCTGAATGCCTAGCCccttatcgtctgaaaagtgaactatccattatgcttcgttgtcagctatgttcaactcattgCGGGGCCAGAGCCCAGAAATTTTGAGTGGTCCAGCCATCCATAGACTACAATGAAGGTCAttgtcatgcacactactcactttttattgatctaatatgaTCTGTAAATTAGAGATTATCTGTTTTGGTGTGTTacttaactgcatgtgctatagGTACACACACCATGCTAAGCTAGAGGAGtcagggggcatgctcccccagggaaacttttgaaaatagatactctgAGTCTCTaaaatggcatctggaggctattttaCATGCAAAGTGTCTTCTTTTTattaacatcaatggtaattttgtgctaacTTACCAATTAATTGAGTTTTATATTTgaatattatagctagtagctaattttgttttcatgatgtatacaaaaatttctcaacGTGTTAACACAGGTGTCATGgatactgaatgctttattagagtatcacaatgactgttctattagagtatattttgatgactgctctattagagtatcttaatcttttcactaaaatcaagtactatagctgaaaagtgattggCCAAAccatgggctccagccctgacccattgcacagcatttcaaTTCAAGAAATGTTCATAAAACACtcctgcaatccacgcataccaataGAAAGTAATCATGCCACTCACCCcaaatatattaattatcgtctgtaAAGTGAAGGATCCATTAAGCTTTGCTGTTGGCTATGTCCAACCCGTTATacaacagtacaaatcaagaactgtttaaaaagtacctctgctatcaaaataaccactatggaaaatatggacgatttctattacgaaaggaagccatcacgtgctatcgccaaattaacacttttcgctgtcagcaaagatgaatgggacacaaaagaggacactggtaagtccatgaagaatgcattgtacgtactacgaTTACATAAACATGTTGATAACTAATAAGTGTTATTCTTTGAAACTACTCAGTGGCTACATTACCATACATATAGTAATGTCTTCGTAGACTAGTTACTGTATGTGAATATATGTATGTGGGTAAGCAGTGTATATAGAATTAATATTCCAAATACTACCCACAAAACTGTGTTAACTTCCTTATTTGGTACTGCAATCTTACTAGTCATATATATCTATGGTGGTAGAAAGAGGGTGGTGGGGGGAGCTGGTTGCTAGGAAACTGAATCAAGGGATAACCCA comes from Dysidea avara chromosome 4, odDysAvar1.4, whole genome shotgun sequence and encodes:
- the LOC136253542 gene encoding fibrinogen-like protein 1, yielding MNIITLVILTLSLLLVGANPLNHYSTGVFSVPIKTCCDLRVFPPNRVSSGVYKMSYNMGTFTITNVYCDMSANGGGGWIVIQRNRINSELSFDKNWREYEDGFGDLNKDFWAGLKLMNALTQTGQWEMRVDYQKEDKTWSYYHYNQFSVGSASEEYPLTIGGFTGEGTDRFASHPLNGMKFSTPDNDNDKSSSNCAIDCKSGWWYNRCDHINTNHQPPGVYGAVLFTEMKIRPKDCITY